The region ATTGTGTCAGCACTTCTGCTGCGCAGTCCTTATGTTAAGGGTATACAACTTAAAAATTAATGGTGATTAATCAGAAACAGTAGCTACCTTGGAAAGAGTAGTGGCTGCttttgttaaaatttaaaattttactggGTTATGTCATTTTTCTACAAGAATAATTAATTGAactattttgatttattttaattgccaAAAGGATTACAGAACTTAATTTGCTTTCAGAATTTAATAAATATCATTTAGGCAGATAAGAAAGCATTTTAGTAGTAAATGAAATAGTCCTTAGCACAAAAACTAGCCATTGGAATATTTGGTTTTAAATCCCAATACACACCAGGTAGCTTTTtcttgacttttctttttcatttcaacttCCAATTTTTCAAGTAAAAGTGCCccattttctgtgtgaaaatttgtttgtaatttttattacttgtGATCATAACAATTCAGGAAAGAAAGACATTATAGTTTTTTGGGAACAAAGCAATCACATGAAGTAAAATGTCAAATGTGTGCCTTGCATTACATATGtaaatcaaaaacaaaaaatatcatgCAGCTCTGTTTACAAATAAACTACACTCCCCACAAATGCAAGGCCACATAATGAGATCCTTGCTCAAACCCTGGTAGTTACTTACTCTGCAAATAGTTATTAATTAGcttattagtaataaaatattaatttttgtaaaCTGAGTAATAGCCATGCAATCCATAGTTGTGCATGCGTTTAATAGATGAAATGAAGCAGTTCCATCGTTAAGATCTGGATACTACACCTAAAAGCTATAAAGTCCCTCTCTGTGTAGCATCATTAGCATGATTTGCTCGCTTGCAGAGGTGAGAACCAAGCTACTTAGTTCTGATGCCATTAACAAAGAGTACTCTTTCTAACTATACACTGTTTTGATTCCAAGACTAACATTTTGAATTGTAGAAATTTGAACATATGTGCATGCCTGGGCTGTTTCCTCCCCAGGAAAAGGACTTTGTGCTTCCCCTCTCTGAACTTCACATGGTTCCTGTTGGCCCATTTCTCCCCTGTAACAATCCCTCTCAGTGGCAGTAGGACCCTGTGATGCACACAGTACAACTGCACAATCAGGCAAGCTTTGAACCATCTCTGCAGAAAATAGTGCAACACTGACATAGTTCTTGGAATTTCTGAGGTTTGTTCCATCCCTCCTGCAGTGACTGGAAGATGGTAACAGGCTAATCTTAGTAGCTTTACTGGTAAatcagttttgggtttttttctcctttgaaagtGCAAACTTTTCCTTATGAATATGGGACAGGAGAGTTTTTTTATATTGTAACAATTATTGAAGAATTATTTCTTGAGTATTAAATATAGAAATAGCTTGTTTTCATAAAGGTGAAATTTAAATGCCAAACTTGTTTTCACAAGAACTTGGAGTCAAACTATCACAGTCACAAAGTGATTCTAGGAGAAGTTCATCTCACTGAAGTTCTACTTAGTGCCAAAATTTATTCTCTTCAGAACTTTTGAAGTTCTATTTCTGCTGctcttgaaatgaaaatattttaacttggCAGAAATACAGTAATAAATTATCTGATTAGATTTATCTGAACCTGAGCAAATGTGTATACTAGTCACAATTCATTCAGACAAATGTTAGAATTCTGTGCTGACTGAGACTGGGGCATGATAATGAGGCAATGTAGGGAATGATAATGAGGCAGTAATGTCCACTGTGCTTCATTTGTTTTCCAACTCTTGCGCAAAGGAACTGGATTTGAATCTTGTAGCTAAAAAGCAGTTGGGACTAGCTTTGTCATAAtgattttaattgcatttgtgACAAATGTAGGAAGGTATactcttttctcccttctatTTACTTACCTTGGACTGTAGAGTCAGAACTAATACCATATGCAAAAGTAATCTTTCTCTGCCTATTTACATTGCTTATAAATTGGCTGCAATGCTTTTGGTGTCTGTGGAGTTACTCTGGCATGAAACTggtagaagaggaaaaaattattttcaaggaGAGATCCTTCTAAGAAGTCATACAAGGCTTTCTTTTAGCTGCCTTACAATGTTAGATCATTAAGAAGGCTTAGTTTTCAGAGCACACTGCAGCAAGAAACTATTGTTGCTCTCCACTGATTAGTTGGCGTCATTTGCCAAGTCTCCTTTCACTATCTTCTGAAGTCCATGGCCCCCCAGACAGCCACAATGCCTCTGGTGAGGAGCTCTGGTTCCGGGTCTGTgtgcagaatccagcagctCTGTATCACCATTACAGTTCCTTTTGGCAAAGGGCACATTCTGAGGCTGCCATAGAGAAACCAAGTCGGGGCTGAAGCTCCCAGGTGAAATCAGTTTCCTGacttttgtttctcctttggCAGAGACTGTAAAACacttgtgtggttttttttattgttctacATTGTACACAGGACTCACAAATTCCTGAATTATTTAGTTCAGGATACTGCAGGTGTCAGTAGATTTTCCTGCCCATTAAAGTTCAGACAGTAGTTAGGATTCTTTCCTGATTACCTGCTGTTTAATTAGTAaaggacaatttaaaaaaattgcaccAAATGGCATGACTAGCAAAGGTTTTCAGGAATACAGTTTAACCAGGAAGACAGAACTGGAAATGAATGGGCTGAGGGTACTGCTCAAGCAGTGACAAAGCAGCTTCCTGCACTAACAGCACCAGTCAGAGCCCTGTTTGAATCAGGAGAATTGAGCAGTAGAACTGGCAGGTCAGTCAGATACACAGGTGTACCAGCACATATCTACTGGATGATACCATCCTGGAAGGAAcaaaaatgttgattttctATTTGAGATACCTCTGTTCCTCCCCAGTTACTCTTAATAGTGCAAAACCAGGggatgttggggtttttttttcacctacTCTTGTCCGTAAGAGCAAAAGCATAAATGCCAGAAAACACAGGCAGATTCCCACCTGTTCCCAGGGTTTGCCACACTAGCCATACAGCAACAGAAGAGCTTTTGCAGTAGTTGGCTTTGGTGATAAGCATGGGCCAGCTGACAACAGCACACAACAGTGTGCAGTCTTAACACCTCCAAACATCCAGGAGGGATCAGCCAAATGAGGGCATGGTCACCCTAGACAGGAAAGTGAGGGGCAGAGGAAGGACAAATTGCCAGCATCTACTGGATCttgaattacagaaaattagAAACAGCTTTATATGAAAAATTACTAAGAGGGGATGGCAGAGGAATGAAAGCATTTACTTTTTGCACCTTTTAATTCTAAAGTTGCTGAGTCATTTTAACAGTAAATAGTCCTGAATTAAGTTCAGACTTATTGTTTGATGCCATTAGCCCTTCTTGTTAGATAATGCTGCAACCCTACTTCAGTTGCAATCAGTGTTATCAACAtatgagaaattatttgtgaaaaaaaaatttagaacaTTATTTATACTGGGGTTACaagttaaaagtaaaattctTTGTAAAGTTTAGATGCTCTAAGTTTAAGCATCTAAAGTTTAGATGTTTTTTATTGTGAAGTCATGCTACGTTCATCACAGGTAATACTGTTGTGATGTTCCATTAATGCCCACAATCTGTTCAATCCTCTGAGTTACACTAAtgctttgaaaatgcatttattatTGTTaaattcctgcctttcttttaaGGAGTTTGATAGAGTTGTACCTGTCTATTTTGTGCCTCCCACCATTGTGCATTTCTGCATGTTCAGTTCTAGAACTCATTTGAGCAGCTAATGCATATGTACATAgctgtatgtatgtgtgtatgaaTGTATATGTTTATATCTCTCTGTCTAAATATATTCTGTACAGTGTATAGGAAATGTGtagtgtatgtatatatgtacagATATGGAGCCATTATTCATCAATTCTATGTGCTAAAgttttttattcatttgctAATCCAGAGCTTCCTAATTTGTTGAATCCTCACAAATTTCAGAGCTTTGCACCTTTCTTCTAAACCAGTCTGAATTCACTATTTGCTGTTCAGAACTGACAAATATATTCCATGAATTTTCTGGCTTTTACATTATTCTCTTTACCTTTTCTTATTTCACCTATAGAGGTCTGTCAGTCAATAGTTAATTGAGCATataatgccttttaaaaataatgaataaataactCTAGTCATAGAAAATGCTTCCCTGCTCATTATGCTCATTATACTCATTCTCTTACAGCCTCCTGAGATACTTTtgtaaagttgttttttttgtgaagcTTGGGAAGAGACTGATTTTTTGGCTTTAAGTCTTCATCTGTGGCTAACTGAAAGTAAACCAAGTTGCCATTTATCACTGAACTGCAGCACACAGAACAGGAGGTAACGGATGCTGTTTAATAAATCAATAGTCATATTGTCATAGCGATCTCATGAAACCAACCTGTGAGTTAGAGACTGTGTGCTCTGGTCAGTGAAACAGCAGCGCTGGTACAATGGTAATTCAATAGCAGGGACATTGCAGGTAGTTTATTTCTTAGCAAGCATCAAGACATCCTCAGGTTTTTCACAATGCATTTCAATTGTATATACACTTCccaaagtttttatttttattttccagcctAAACTGAACACAGCTAGtttcttaatttatttgtcAGACTAATGTCCCTTTCCACATTCTGTCCTCTCCTGGGTCTGCAATCTGTGGAGCTCTTGCACTGCCTGTGAcagtcccactgtccatgtGGGACCTGGGCACACAGCTGGGAAATGAAATGTGGAGTAAGACAATTTCTTATTCATAATGAAGACAAACATTTACATTATCAAAGCATAAACAGGTCTTattcttcttcccttttgaTGAAGTTAAAAACAAAGCCTTCCGTAAAGTAAATCTGTTaattgtgggtttttaaaaaagcatttcacagGGCAGTAGTTCAGCAAGTCTTGTTTCTGTCATTAAAAAGGTGAAATAGAATTTTCTGGGCATTTATTTCCACCTTTTGTGCTCACTGTGGCAAAGACTTGTGTATGTTTAGCCAGATAATAAGACATTAATCAAAATAACATTAACTTTATGCATGCTTAAAGTGAACCACAAGTCTGAGGAAAGTTTGGAAAGTTTGCTATGGAAAATGCTGAGAATGTTCTCTTTCTTGGTGTATTGGTTAGTGAGCATTTGTaagcttttatttcaaatataggAATAAACCTGTAGCATTTCAAAACCTTATTTCTGCgattttcagcaggaaaaatatgtaaattaacATCAGGAACCTCTGTGACAGATGTTCCTTCATTGGTGTCTGGACAATTGGTGGTGTTTGAATGCTTGCTTTCCTCTTTAAAGGTGAATAGAAACCTGAAAGTCTGTTAAAGTCACTGTACTGCAGGAACAGTTTTAAAGTTTAGGAAGCCAGTTGGGGCATTAATTCAAGATTGAATCTGTTAAAAAACTCAACTGTgaattcagggggaaaaaaaaagcaaaattcagtgAAACCAAATGTGTTATATCCACATTTGAATTGTTTGTATTCTGAAGGACAAAATGTGCTCAAATTAAATGGCAATAAAGGCTCTGCAGGTCCGTTTTATGGTATTTTCATGATTGTGGGTTAAAGTAGGActgaataaatttaaaacaaaaagcacagtctttaagaagaaaacattttacttaCAGTCTGTATATGTTAAATTTTCCATGTATGGAATCAAGATCAAAtgttggaatatttttaataattaatctGTAATCTGAAATACACTGGAAGCCAGTGTTCATAGTTTCCTAACTGAAAACTGCACACTGTTGTATCTGTATTGGCATACTAGGAAGTGCTGAGCGCCTAAAAAACAGCAAATTTTTATAAAAGGAAACATCTGCTTTCAGTTCCTTGGGATATTTTCTGGAAGTCTCTATTCCTTATAATTTAGAAAactattgtttatttttaaaactgcaaaagtttttaatttctcacaGCTTCTTTTGTGAAATCAATATTGTGTGtaatagcatttaaaaataatagcatgttctttttttaaactaaattttaTATCCAAACAACGTCTTCAGTCACAAAGAGGAATTTGCATTGTTGTGTTTGTATATAGAGTATTGCAGTGCATGATTTAGCttatgcattttattaaatgctGTTGTGACATTATATTGTTGCGGTTAATACTAGTAGCTAAATGAAGTTTCTACCATTAAAGTGAATTACAAATATAACTGCATTcttgagttttattttgaagttcATTAAGTTCCTCTTGAACAGGAGCTGTCTAAGCCAAATACGTATTTTACCATCTTTTAGGGAGAAATAGCATTTTGCCTTCACCACAGTGAGTATTTTTACAAGAGATTTAACCGGGCCTGGTATAGAGAAGAAATCCCATGAACTTACTGACTCCAACGAGCTTCTCTAGGAGGAGagagggctttttttcctaaggTTTTAATTCATAGTGAACAGATAAGTTTTGAGTAGCCCCAAAGCTGTCGCTGCTGTGCGCTGCGTCCCTCACGCCCCTCGCCACCCTCACGCCCCTCGCGTCCCTCACGCCCCTCGCCACCCTCGCGTCCCTCGCCACCCTCGCCACCCTCACGCCCCTCGCGTCCCTCGCCACCCTCATGCCCTCGCCACCCTCGCGTCCCTCACGCCGCCAGGCCCGGGCACAGCGCGCGGCCTCTGCGGGCACTGCCGGGGACGGGATCAGCGGGGCGGCGGAGCCTCCGCCAGGGGGCGGGCGGGAACGCCACCTCCCCTTCCGGCCGCCGCCGCGATGCCGATGAAGGGCCGCTTCCCGGTGCGCCGGACCCTGCAGTACCTCAGCCAGGGCGATGTCGTGTTCAAGAGCTCGGTGAAGGTGATGACCGTGAACTACAACACGGCGGGAGAGCTGAGCGAAGGCGCAAGGTGagcgcggggcgcggcgggagcgcggGCTGCCCCTGCAAAAGACACCGGGGCTTGCGCGGCCCTCCCGCCGCAGAGACAATGGGCCAGCCCTTgtgtgcttttctctttttttccagaaagttCGTGTTTTTCAACATCCCCCAGATCCAGTACAGGAACCCCTGGGTGCAGATCATGCTGTTCAGGAACATGACTCCCTCGCCCTTCCTCCGGTTCTACCTGGGTAGGTCCCGCCAGCCGCGGGGGCCGCAGAGTAGTGGCTGGGTCGCAGCGGCAGCGTCGTTACCGCTGCGTTTGTGTCGTTCTCACTCGGCCCTGCTTCGGCCGCTGCGGGGAGAGAAGCTGCTTGACTGGAACAGAGCTTTAGTCGTTGGCAGCTCCCCTAGACTCACCCTCATGGagattttgcttttcacttAGAACATTGCAATACACATTAACTGCAGAAGGGAAGTAGATCCTTCATTCCTGTGCGTTTAAAGCCTCGCTAAACGGCATGCAGAAGGAAGTGGTATCATTTGATACACTGTTATGAATTTTTCTTGACAGACAGTGGAGAACAAGTTTTGGTTGATGTGGAAGATAAAACCAACAAAGAGATAACagagcacattaaaaaaatcctgggGAAAAGCAAGTAAGTAGCACGCAGTAAGCTAATATATCATCTAGCATACATATTACATAGTTTTGTGGAATACAGAAGGAAATACCACTTTTCCTGGATCAAACTGACACGAGCGAGGTAACGTCCCCAAGGTAGGAACTGTAAATCCGTCTTTCTCATAACCTGGgtccagggaagggagaggaagtATTGCTAGTCAGACTTCTGATAGTAACAAACAGATCTCTTTTCTAGAGAAATgcttgaaaaagaagaaagagaaaggaaaaaactatCACATCCAGCAACCTTTGGGCCCAAGAAGTATCATCTGCGAGAATGCATGTGTGAGATTGAAGGCCAAgttccctgccctgcttttGTACCATTGCCCAAAGAGATGAGGGGAAAATACAAAGCTGCTATGAAAAATGAGGCATGAGCCTGACATTTCAAGATCTCAAGTTATGCAGCTGTTTTTCCTCAGGGCTGGACAATGAAGGTGCTTCAGTGAGAGACAAGAGCAAACAGTTCCTGGGAACAGGAACAAGCAAGTTCATTCAATACAGACAACTCTGCCTCATAAGCCTTCTTACATCTACAACTAGAATaatgaagtgaaaaataaataaaagttaaaactggcacaaaaaaaaaaagctgtggttATACAAAGTATTGCAAGTcaacactggaaaacaaaattaatatagTCTTATTTCTTATTCATGCCTGCAGGTAGCCAATTACGGCTATGCCAAGATCATATTTTCTTTGGGCTAGAGAGGCTATCTTAGAAGTAACGCAGAATTCCATATTTTGTAGAAAGTGGTGCAAAAGTCCATATTGTACCAACTGAAAACAGCCAAATGATAATAGAACTCCAGTCTCAATTGAATTTTCCTAATTTATGTAGTTATGAATCAGAAACAGTTCAGAGTCTCATTTCCAGCAAGATACAACTTTTGCAGTTGATactgcagcatttctgaattCATGGTTGAATACAAAATTCCACACTGATGCAAGCATCCTGTACAAACTGTCATGGACaaacacaacacaaaataaacatgttgttttatttcatctctttttACAAAGTTTTCATACAGAGTAGTGCATGCAGTTGTAACAAAAGTCAATGCTAATTAGTTATTGAGCTTTATGCTTAAGACATCTTCATTCCCTTGTGCCTTGCAAGCCTCACAGCAGTCCCTATACCAGCAAAGGTCTTCACGTTAGAGACGATTTTAGTATTAGCTGTCTAGTCTATCACAGTTAACACTGACAAAGATCATGAGGTATCCCAGTCTGTTACCTGCttgtaaaaataatgtattacaTATACAATGAGAATACTTCAGTTATTAGTGTATTAGCCAGAAAATATAAACAAGGTGGGATAGTtgcaacaaggaaaaaaacactttttaatgtGAAAGCCGAAGccactgaaacattttttcatgttgATACCTAAAAAAGCATTAGGTTAGAGTGCAGGAAGCAATCCTCCTGAATAGCAACCAAGTCTGTCTTAAATAACTGCCTTATACTATCTCTTAAATAATTCCAGGGATTCTATTTACCTATCAATAGTTTTTGGTGCCTTCATGAATATGGTGTCAAGCACTTATGTTCTGACAAGACCTTTCAGAATCCTGTGTTCTTTCATCTACTTGATGCAAAATAACACTTGGGGACTCAATCTGCTCTAATAAAACATCAGTGTATGAACTTCAGGGTCTTAAGCCAACCTCTTCTGCACACCTTTCAAACCCAGATTCAGGCTACACCAGACAGACCATCGGGTATCCTTGAGTGGCTGGTCTGAATTCAGCCCCTTGCTAGTGGTATTAAGTGAGGATATAGGTGGTTTGGTCTTTTTAAACAACAGTTCCACAAGTCCCTACCTCCACTTACAGCTAGGAACCAGAGTTCCTGCTCTTTAGGTAGCAGAGTTACTTGTCTCTAAAATCTAAGCAGTGTTGGGGTTACAATATCAGAGACAATATGCCAATATCAGAGACATAATTAAAAGATACGTCCCATTCCACAGAACTTCACACTTCTGAGTAAGCCCACTATTGTTAGTGCTATACAGTGTGATCTGCTTGATTTTCctctatttcagttttaaaaaaaccctttaagaTTAACTCACCACCACCACTCCTGCAAACAGTGATTCCTGCTGATGTTTCTGTGCCTCTCaaagataaaaatcaaagcTATTAGATTCCATCTTTCTCAAAAACCCTGCATTTGCCGAGCTGTAGGCCCTCCTGCATCACAGGTACTGGCTGTCACCTGGTCATGCCACAGGATCACAAGAGGTCTTCAATCCTTATTTAAAATAGGTATGCCTGATTCTCATAAAAACTGAGGGGAATAATCTAACATGAGAGAGAACTGCCATTTGGCACTATTGCAGCCAGACTTTGTCTCCCAGCTTTCACAAAATTCCAGTGGCATCTCAGCTTTCCATTATAAACCAAATTTTTTGTTGCTTGGGTGCTACAAAATATTCCAGTCTCACAAATACAACAAACATGATCATTCTGTCATCCGGAGGATTTAAAGGAATGTGTAGATTCCACAATGTAATTAGCAATTGGAGGTTCCCCCTTTATATTACAGGTAGAAGTGGTGCTGGCCTGATGCTCCTTTCCCTGGAAATGAGCAAATGCTTGGCTCCCTCATGAGCAGGTCTGAAGCCAGCATGATGCTATGACACCATTGTTTGTGCTCAGAGCAAATGGGAAACCAGAAGTGATGAAAAGAAGCATCCAAATTTTACATGGGTCTCTTTATACAGACACTAAAAAGTTACCCATACTATGGTCAGTTAGAAAGTTTTTTCTCAGTCTGAAGATGccttttatgtatttattagcATTGCATAAACTTGATCTGCAAGCCTGTACATTCAGCACCCCGGAGAATCACAGCAGCTCTTTAACAGCACATTGCCAGAACAGCATTAGCAGTTCAACTACCCTGGGTCAGGACAGGATGAAAAAGTTTTAGAAAAGTTTTCATCTCTAGTCAAAGCCACACTTGAAAGGCCAACACTgcagcagaaagcaggaaaGAGGGCAAACCAACAGTCCAACCACTTCCACATCATAGTTCCCTATTAGCACTTACTTAACCCCTGGACCAAAATAAGCATTCAATAAGACCAGTTAGCATTAAAAAGTGCtgtaaaaagttattttaaaatttcttactCTAAGTTTTTGAGACCAGCAGCATTCCTCAGTAATTCTTTCTTCAAGACTGTGTAGTAGTGGCAATGTCTAAATGAAAGTGCTTTAAAGTCAGGATTCTCCCAATTCCCTCTTGTGATCTGTACTCCTGTCTGTAAGTATCTGCTTTACATTCCCATATTTAACAGCAGACTTAATTATTACACAGCCCTATTGCTGCTTCAGCTGTTAGATTTCTCCTTCTGCTTTGCTAATGTGTGTTTCAGTTCCTTTAAGTTCTCTGTCAGTACCTCCACCTCATCCAGTCGTCCACTATG is a window of Vidua macroura isolate BioBank_ID:100142 chromosome 13, ASM2450914v1, whole genome shotgun sequence DNA encoding:
- the MRPS25 gene encoding 28S ribosomal protein S25, mitochondrial is translated as MPMKGRFPVRRTLQYLSQGDVVFKSSVKVMTVNYNTAGELSEGARKFVFFNIPQIQYRNPWVQIMLFRNMTPSPFLRFYLDSGEQVLVDVEDKTNKEITEHIKKILGKSKEMLEKEERERKKLSHPATFGPKKYHLRECMCEIEGQVPCPAFVPLPKEMRGKYKAAMKNEA